A region from the Agrococcus sp. SL85 genome encodes:
- the rplK gene encoding 50S ribosomal protein L11 translates to MAPKKKVTGLIKLQIQAGAANPAPPVGPALGQHGVNIMEFCKAYNAATESQRGNVIPVEITVYEDRSFDFVLKTPPAAELIKKAAGVKKGSGVPHTTKVGKLSMAQVEEIAQQKMPDLNANDIDGAKKIIAGTARSMGITVEA, encoded by the coding sequence ATGGCACCCAAGAAGAAGGTCACGGGTCTGATCAAGCTGCAGATCCAGGCCGGCGCCGCAAACCCCGCCCCGCCCGTCGGCCCGGCGCTCGGTCAGCACGGCGTCAACATCATGGAGTTCTGCAAGGCGTACAACGCGGCGACCGAGTCGCAGCGCGGCAACGTCATCCCGGTCGAGATCACCGTCTACGAGGACCGCTCGTTCGACTTCGTGCTCAAGACCCCGCCGGCTGCGGAGCTCATCAAGAAGGCCGCAGGCGTCAAGAAGGGCTCCGGCGTCCCGCACACGACGAAGGTCGGCAAGCTCTCGATGGCGCAGGTCGAGGAGATCGCGCAGCAGAAGATGCCCGACCTCAACGCGAACGACATCGACGGCGCGAAGAAGATCATCGCCGGCACCGCCCGCTCCATGGGCATCACCGTCGAGGCCTGA
- the rplA gene encoding 50S ribosomal protein L1 — protein sequence MAQKSKAYRAAAEKLEAGKQYTPAEAVALARETGSTKTDATVEVALKLGVDPRKADQMVRGTVSLPHGTGKTARVIVFAQGPAAEAAIAAGADEVGSDELIEKVAAGWTQFDAAVASPELMGKVGRLGKVLGPRGLMPNPKTGTVTPNVAQAVTDIKGGRIEFRVDKHANVHFIVGKASFSAEQLGDNIQAALDEIVRLKPSSSKGRYVQKATVSTTFGPGIPVDVTAI from the coding sequence ATGGCACAGAAGTCCAAGGCATACCGCGCCGCAGCTGAGAAGCTCGAGGCCGGCAAGCAGTACACCCCCGCAGAGGCCGTCGCGCTCGCGCGCGAGACCGGCTCGACCAAGACCGACGCCACGGTCGAGGTCGCGCTGAAGCTCGGCGTGGACCCCCGCAAGGCTGACCAGATGGTCCGCGGTACCGTTTCTCTTCCTCACGGCACCGGCAAGACCGCTCGCGTCATCGTCTTCGCGCAGGGCCCCGCGGCCGAGGCCGCCATCGCGGCGGGCGCCGACGAGGTCGGCTCGGACGAGCTCATCGAGAAGGTGGCCGCCGGCTGGACCCAGTTCGACGCCGCCGTCGCGAGCCCGGAGCTCATGGGCAAGGTCGGCCGCCTCGGCAAGGTGCTCGGCCCGCGCGGCCTCATGCCCAACCCGAAGACCGGCACGGTCACCCCGAACGTCGCGCAGGCCGTGACGGACATCAAGGGCGGCCGCATCGAGTTCCGCGTCGACAAGCACGCCAACGTGCACTTCATCGTGGGCAAGGCCTCGTTCTCGGCCGAGCAGCTGGGCGACAACATCCAGGCCGCGCTCGACGAGATCGTGCGCCTCAAGCCGTCGTCGTCGAAGGGCCGCTACGTGCAGAAGGCCACGGTCTCGACGACCTTCGGTCCCGGCATCCCGGTCGACGTCACCGCGATCTGA
- a CDS encoding bifunctional metallophosphatase/5'-nucleotidase — MHHRRRSTLAGAAAVAAVALIAPATAASAAPGDPIELTLLSTTDIHGHVLNWDYFADAPYEAGEELGLARAGTIIDEVRAERGAESVLLMDNGDAIQGTPLTYLTGVREPISETGDTHPIAAGFNELGYDAAVVGNHEYNYGLELLDAYDAQLEAPLLGANAVDATTGEPVLPPTTMLERTIDGQTVQIGVVGVVTPGVRVWDRQIVEGVLRFEDQVQTVERYVPELEAAGADLVVVLAHTGLDPEAQTYDPTALQENLATSVAEVPGVDVVVAGHSHQDEPQTIVEQADGGRAIVTQPYYWGRGVSDLQLTLVPSGDGFEVDWSAGAAPTAVQRYTSGDVEEHPGVVAAVQAQHDATVAYVNTEIASATETMSGATSRYEDTALIDFVNAVQTETVRAGLVGTEWEDATVISQASPFNRAVVVEEGPVTVRDMAALYIYENTLLAVELTGAELRDYLEHSARYFIQQEEGAPITADVAGAFDPAANRPIPDYSYDVVDGIRYAFDISQPVGERLVRFEQADGTPIADDDTFVMGINNYRQSGGSGYPHVADAPVVWNGLLELRQLLIDWSVERGELDPADFAAVNWTLTTTPLAASPEPTAPGEETAEPTPTDGGPGATAPGSSEEAGAGAGEGSLPETGQSPALWLLALALALVGGGALVAVRARRRA; from the coding sequence ATGCACCACCGCAGACGCTCCACCCTGGCCGGCGCCGCAGCCGTCGCCGCCGTCGCGCTGATCGCCCCGGCGACCGCCGCCTCCGCCGCCCCCGGCGACCCGATCGAGCTCACGCTCCTCAGCACCACCGACATCCACGGGCACGTCCTGAACTGGGACTACTTCGCGGATGCGCCCTACGAGGCGGGCGAGGAGCTGGGCCTCGCCCGCGCCGGCACCATCATCGACGAGGTGCGCGCCGAGCGGGGGGCCGAGTCGGTGCTGCTCATGGACAACGGCGACGCCATCCAGGGCACGCCGCTCACCTACCTCACGGGCGTGCGCGAGCCCATCTCCGAGACCGGAGACACCCACCCGATCGCTGCGGGGTTCAACGAGCTCGGCTACGACGCCGCCGTCGTCGGCAACCACGAGTACAACTACGGCCTCGAGCTGCTCGACGCCTACGACGCCCAGCTCGAGGCGCCGCTGCTCGGCGCGAACGCCGTCGACGCGACGACCGGCGAGCCGGTGCTGCCGCCCACGACGATGCTCGAGCGCACCATCGACGGCCAGACCGTGCAGATCGGCGTCGTCGGCGTCGTCACGCCGGGCGTGCGCGTCTGGGACCGCCAGATCGTCGAGGGCGTCCTCCGGTTCGAGGACCAGGTGCAGACGGTCGAGCGCTACGTCCCCGAGCTCGAGGCGGCGGGCGCCGACCTCGTGGTGGTGCTCGCCCACACGGGCCTCGACCCGGAGGCGCAGACCTACGACCCGACGGCGCTGCAGGAGAACCTCGCGACCTCGGTCGCCGAGGTGCCCGGCGTCGACGTCGTGGTGGCGGGCCACTCGCACCAGGACGAGCCCCAGACGATCGTCGAGCAGGCGGACGGCGGCCGCGCGATCGTCACGCAGCCCTACTACTGGGGCCGCGGCGTCTCCGACCTGCAGCTCACGCTCGTGCCCTCGGGCGACGGCTTCGAGGTCGACTGGAGCGCGGGCGCGGCGCCCACCGCGGTGCAGCGCTACACCTCGGGCGACGTCGAGGAGCACCCGGGCGTCGTCGCCGCGGTGCAGGCGCAGCACGACGCGACGGTCGCGTACGTGAACACCGAGATCGCGAGCGCCACCGAGACGATGTCGGGCGCGACGAGCCGCTACGAGGACACCGCGCTCATCGACTTCGTGAACGCCGTGCAGACCGAGACGGTGCGCGCGGGGCTCGTGGGCACCGAGTGGGAGGACGCGACCGTCATCTCGCAGGCCTCGCCGTTCAACCGCGCCGTCGTGGTCGAGGAGGGTCCGGTCACCGTGCGCGACATGGCCGCGCTCTACATCTACGAGAACACGCTGCTGGCGGTCGAGCTCACGGGCGCGGAGCTCCGCGACTACCTCGAGCACTCGGCGCGCTACTTCATCCAGCAGGAGGAGGGCGCGCCGATCACCGCGGACGTCGCGGGCGCCTTCGACCCGGCGGCGAACCGGCCGATCCCCGACTACTCGTACGACGTGGTCGACGGCATCCGGTACGCGTTCGACATCTCGCAGCCCGTGGGGGAGCGCCTCGTGCGCTTCGAGCAGGCCGACGGCACCCCGATCGCCGACGACGACACGTTCGTCATGGGCATCAACAACTATCGCCAGTCGGGCGGCTCCGGCTACCCGCACGTTGCCGACGCGCCCGTGGTGTGGAACGGCCTGCTCGAGCTGCGGCAGCTGCTCATCGACTGGTCGGTGGAGCGCGGGGAGCTCGACCCGGCCGACTTCGCGGCGGTGAACTGGACGCTCACCACGACGCCGCTCGCGGCCTCGCCCGAGCCCACGGCGCCCGGCGAGGAGACCGCCGAGCCCACGCCCACCGACGGAGGCCCGGGCGCGACCGCCCCGGGGTCGAGCGAGGAGGCCGGTGCCGGCGCGGGCGAGGGCTCGCTGCCCGAGACCGGCCAGTCGCCGGCGCTGTGGCTGCTGGCGCTCGCGCTCGCACTCGTGGGCGGCGGCGCGCTCGTCGCCGTGCGCGCGCGACGGCGGGCCTAG
- a CDS encoding response regulator, whose translation MIRVALVDDQPLFLEGLAMILEAQDGIEVVGTALDGAEAVGLVRESAPDVVLMDIRMPRVDGVAATAAIRRELPGPPPHVVVLTTIRQDRAVVDALRAGASGFLLKDARPEFLVQSIRAVVDGQQVIAPAETFDLLRAFAPVRPAPDRSLLEPLTERERELFDLAARGLPNAEIARRLWLAETTVKTHMRAILAKLGAASRVQLIALAHEHRLLD comes from the coding sequence ATGATCCGGGTCGCGCTGGTCGACGACCAGCCGCTGTTCCTCGAGGGGCTCGCGATGATCCTCGAGGCGCAGGACGGCATCGAGGTCGTCGGCACCGCGCTCGACGGCGCCGAGGCGGTGGGTCTCGTGCGCGAGTCCGCACCCGACGTCGTGCTCATGGACATCCGGATGCCCCGCGTCGACGGCGTCGCCGCGACCGCAGCCATCCGGCGCGAGCTGCCCGGGCCGCCGCCGCACGTCGTGGTGCTCACGACCATCCGGCAGGACCGCGCGGTCGTCGACGCGCTCCGCGCGGGCGCGAGCGGCTTCCTGCTGAAGGACGCGCGCCCGGAGTTCCTCGTGCAGTCGATCCGCGCCGTCGTCGACGGCCAGCAGGTGATCGCGCCGGCCGAGACCTTCGACCTGCTGCGGGCCTTCGCGCCCGTGCGCCCCGCGCCCGACCGCTCGCTGCTCGAGCCGCTCACGGAGCGCGAGCGGGAGCTCTTCGACCTCGCCGCGCGCGGCCTCCCCAACGCCGAGATCGCGCGGCGGCTGTGGCTCGCGGAGACGACGGTGAAGACCCACATGCGCGCGATCCTCGCGAAGCTCGGCGCCGCCTCCCGCGTGCAGCTCATCGCGCTCGCGCACGAGCACCGCCTGCTCGACTGA
- a CDS encoding sensor histidine kinase, with translation MTSTSSARILRVWWPAALAVAVTLVLLTVLPIYTWLVLIALATVGTALAISVRFPLHAAGVAALGALVSAASEGDPTWLLLLVAYAALLIATWRFEPALARALSIVPVAILVAIVLVVYSTTQERSPFGSAFQNTQGLVVWILVMVGWGAVLGLRALLDAARAEQHVEVAVARTSVVESELRDERLRADLTHDFHDVMAHSLAVLAAQAEGLRLSYEQHPERIGPVLTTISDTARLALVELRQLLERVDDDERRPQPTSADIPGLVAQLRSAGPAVSLQDSGRHGHLSRIADIAAYRIVQESLTNALRHGGPDVDVAVWLTWTGPGLAIAVSSPIRDRETLRPAGRGIAGMHERARLAGGALEVDAEGDRFVVSAHLPYSPVHEGPTPPLGEDQLATLPVPLQRAAPEAVVAPWIVEATRRAEGRRRARQAAPEDWSTATTIDLGPGLPNGRRVSAPAPDGRVPNPTAPDGRP, from the coding sequence ATGACCTCCACGTCGTCCGCCCGGATCCTCCGCGTCTGGTGGCCCGCGGCCCTCGCGGTGGCCGTGACGCTCGTGCTGCTCACCGTGCTGCCGATCTACACCTGGCTCGTGCTGATCGCGCTCGCGACCGTGGGCACCGCGCTGGCGATCTCCGTGCGGTTCCCCCTCCACGCGGCGGGCGTCGCGGCGCTCGGGGCGCTCGTCTCGGCCGCCTCCGAGGGCGACCCGACCTGGCTGCTGCTGCTCGTCGCCTACGCGGCACTGCTCATCGCGACCTGGCGCTTCGAGCCGGCGCTGGCGCGCGCGCTGAGCATCGTGCCCGTCGCGATCCTCGTCGCGATCGTGCTGGTCGTCTACTCGACGACGCAGGAGCGCAGCCCGTTCGGCAGCGCCTTCCAGAACACGCAAGGGCTCGTCGTCTGGATCCTCGTGATGGTCGGCTGGGGGGCCGTGCTGGGCCTGCGCGCCCTGCTCGACGCGGCCCGCGCCGAGCAGCACGTGGAGGTCGCGGTCGCCCGCACGAGCGTCGTCGAGTCGGAGCTGCGCGACGAGCGCCTGCGCGCCGACCTCACCCACGACTTCCACGACGTCATGGCGCACTCGCTCGCGGTGCTCGCCGCGCAGGCGGAGGGCCTCCGCCTCTCGTACGAGCAGCACCCCGAGCGGATCGGACCGGTGCTCACCACCATCTCCGACACGGCGCGGCTCGCGCTCGTGGAGCTGCGGCAGCTGCTCGAGCGCGTCGACGACGACGAGCGCCGCCCGCAGCCCACGAGCGCCGACATCCCCGGCCTCGTCGCGCAGCTGCGCTCCGCGGGGCCCGCGGTGTCGCTCCAGGACTCCGGCCGGCACGGGCACCTCTCGCGCATCGCCGACATCGCCGCCTACCGGATCGTGCAGGAGAGCCTCACGAACGCGCTCCGCCACGGCGGGCCCGACGTCGACGTCGCCGTCTGGCTCACCTGGACGGGGCCCGGGCTCGCGATCGCGGTGTCCTCCCCCATCCGCGACCGCGAGACGCTGCGGCCCGCCGGCCGCGGCATCGCCGGCATGCACGAGCGCGCGCGGCTCGCGGGCGGCGCGCTCGAGGTCGACGCGGAGGGCGACCGCTTCGTCGTGAGCGCGCACCTGCCGTACTCCCCCGTGCACGAGGGGCCGACGCCGCCGCTCGGCGAGGACCAGCTCGCGACGCTGCCCGTGCCGCTGCAGCGGGCAGCGCCTGAGGCCGTCGTGGCGCCGTGGATCGTCGAGGCGACCCGCCGCGCCGAGGGGCGCAGGCGGGCGCGCCAGGCCGCCCCCGAGGACTGGTCGACGGCGACGACGATCGACCTGGGGCCGGGGCTCCCGAACGGCCGCCGCGTCTCGGCGCCCGCGCCCGACGGCCGCGTGCCGAACCCGACCGCGCCCGACGGGCGGCCATGA
- a CDS encoding ABC transporter substrate-binding protein, producing MNTSARRRLLVGVAAASAATLALTGCIQSQRGDGDESAAPSDVDSTFVFASSSDPAGLDPAFASDGETFRISRQIFEGLVGVEPGTADPAPLLATEWTSNDEGTSYTFTLQEGVQFHDGTAFDAEAVCANFDRWYNWTGLTATESLSYYYGSLFGGFAGDDGALYESCSADDAGTATIDLTRPFSGFIAALSLPAFAMQSPTALEEYGADDVGGSEEAPEYSEYGEAHPTGTGPFVFESWSPGSEVVLTANADYWGEQGQVQEIVFRVIDEPTARRQALEAGDIDGYDLVAPADTAALEEAGFNVMQRDPFTILYLGMNQTVPELQDPLVREAIAHAIDREALVTQVLPEGTEVASQFIPPVVNGYNDSVTDYAYDPERARELLAEAGYEDGLELQFNYPVNVSRPYMPNPEQIFTALSSQLEEVGITVTPVADEWTDYLDRMRGTDDHGIHLLGWTGDYNDTDNFVGVFFNGYSNEWGFENEELFSALTEARQIPDPEEAATAYEAINEQIAEFIPGVPLAHPAPSLAFDPRVTSYPASPVNDETFNMIELSE from the coding sequence GTGAACACCTCAGCACGACGGCGCTTGCTCGTCGGCGTCGCGGCGGCCTCCGCCGCCACGCTCGCCCTCACCGGCTGCATCCAGAGCCAGCGGGGCGACGGCGACGAGTCCGCCGCTCCGAGCGACGTGGACTCGACGTTCGTCTTCGCCTCGTCCTCCGACCCGGCGGGCCTCGACCCGGCGTTCGCGTCGGACGGCGAGACGTTCCGCATCTCGCGGCAGATCTTCGAGGGCCTCGTCGGCGTCGAGCCCGGCACGGCCGACCCGGCCCCGCTGCTCGCGACGGAGTGGACCTCGAACGACGAGGGCACGTCGTACACGTTCACCCTGCAGGAGGGCGTGCAGTTCCACGACGGCACGGCGTTCGACGCCGAGGCCGTGTGCGCCAACTTCGACCGCTGGTACAACTGGACCGGCCTCACCGCGACCGAGAGCCTCTCGTACTACTACGGCTCGCTCTTCGGCGGCTTCGCCGGCGACGACGGCGCGCTCTACGAGTCGTGCTCGGCCGACGACGCGGGCACCGCGACCATCGACCTCACGCGCCCGTTCTCCGGCTTCATCGCCGCGCTGTCGCTCCCGGCCTTCGCGATGCAGTCGCCCACGGCCCTCGAGGAGTACGGCGCCGACGACGTCGGCGGCAGCGAGGAGGCCCCCGAGTACAGCGAGTACGGCGAGGCCCACCCGACCGGCACGGGCCCCTTCGTCTTCGAGTCGTGGTCGCCCGGCAGCGAGGTCGTCCTGACGGCGAACGCCGACTACTGGGGCGAGCAGGGCCAGGTGCAGGAGATCGTGTTCCGCGTGATCGACGAGCCCACCGCGCGCCGCCAGGCGCTCGAGGCGGGCGACATCGACGGCTACGACCTCGTCGCCCCCGCCGACACCGCCGCCCTCGAGGAGGCCGGCTTCAACGTCATGCAGCGCGACCCCTTCACGATCCTCTACCTCGGCATGAACCAGACGGTGCCGGAGCTGCAGGACCCGCTCGTGCGCGAGGCGATCGCGCACGCGATCGACCGCGAGGCGCTCGTCACGCAGGTGCTCCCCGAGGGCACCGAGGTCGCGTCGCAGTTCATCCCGCCGGTCGTCAACGGCTACAACGACAGCGTCACCGACTACGCCTACGACCCCGAGCGCGCGCGCGAGCTGCTCGCCGAGGCCGGCTACGAGGACGGCCTGGAGCTGCAGTTCAACTACCCGGTGAACGTGTCGCGCCCCTACATGCCGAACCCGGAGCAGATCTTCACCGCGCTGTCGTCGCAGCTCGAGGAGGTCGGCATCACCGTGACGCCCGTCGCCGACGAGTGGACGGACTACCTCGACCGCATGCGCGGCACGGACGACCACGGCATCCACCTGCTCGGCTGGACCGGCGACTACAACGACACCGACAACTTCGTCGGCGTCTTCTTCAACGGCTACTCGAACGAGTGGGGCTTCGAGAACGAGGAGCTGTTCTCGGCGCTGACCGAGGCGCGCCAGATCCCCGACCCCGAGGAGGCCGCCACGGCCTACGAGGCCATCAACGAGCAGATCGCCGAGTTCATCCCCGGCGTGCCGCTCGCGCACCCCGCGCCCTCGCTGGCGTTCGACCCCCGCGTCACGTCCTACCCGGCCAGCCCGGTGAACGACGAGACGTTCAACATGATCGAGCTGAGCGAGTAG
- a CDS encoding ABC transporter permease, translating into MLRTIGRRLLLLIPTLFGLTVLLFFWVRALPGGPAAALLGERATPEAIERINEAYGFNRPLPEQYITWLGRLLQGDFGNSIETRRPVLEEFANRFPATVELALMALIIAVGIGIPLGYWAARNHGRLIDHLSVGGSLVGITIPVFFLAFMLKYVFAVQLGWLPTTGRQDRSIDATHATGFYVLDGLLTGELDASLDAIVHLILPALALSTIPLAIIVRITRASVLEVVNADYVRTGRAKGVSTGVIRNRFVLRNAMLPVVTTIGLQAGLLISGAVLTETVFAFPGIGAFLAGAIFARDFPVLQGFVLFIALAYALINLLVDISYSFIDPRVRIQ; encoded by the coding sequence GTGCTGCGAACCATCGGCAGGCGGCTGCTGCTGCTGATCCCGACCCTGTTCGGCTTGACCGTCCTCCTCTTCTTCTGGGTGCGCGCGCTCCCGGGAGGTCCCGCCGCCGCCCTGCTGGGCGAGCGCGCGACGCCGGAGGCGATCGAGCGCATCAACGAGGCCTACGGCTTCAACCGGCCGCTGCCCGAGCAGTACATCACCTGGCTCGGCCGCCTCCTCCAGGGCGACTTCGGCAACTCGATCGAGACCCGCCGCCCGGTGCTCGAGGAGTTCGCCAACCGCTTCCCGGCGACGGTCGAGCTCGCGCTCATGGCGCTCATCATCGCCGTCGGCATCGGCATCCCGCTCGGCTACTGGGCGGCGCGCAACCACGGCCGCCTCATCGACCACCTCTCGGTCGGCGGCAGCCTCGTCGGCATCACGATCCCCGTCTTCTTCCTCGCCTTCATGCTGAAGTACGTCTTCGCGGTGCAGCTGGGCTGGCTGCCGACGACGGGCAGGCAGGACCGGAGCATCGACGCGACCCACGCGACGGGCTTCTACGTGCTCGACGGCCTCCTGACGGGCGAGCTCGACGCGTCGCTCGACGCGATCGTGCACCTCATCCTCCCGGCGCTCGCGCTCTCGACCATCCCGCTCGCGATCATCGTGCGCATCACGCGCGCCTCGGTGCTCGAGGTCGTGAACGCCGACTACGTGCGCACCGGCCGGGCGAAGGGCGTCTCGACGGGCGTCATCCGCAACCGCTTCGTGCTGCGGAACGCCATGCTCCCCGTCGTCACCACCATCGGCCTGCAGGCCGGCCTGCTGATCTCCGGCGCCGTGCTCACCGAGACGGTGTTCGCGTTCCCGGGCATCGGCGCGTTCCTCGCCGGCGCGATCTTCGCGCGCGACTTCCCCGTGCTGCAGGGCTTCGTGCTCTTCATCGCGCTCGCGTACGCGCTCATCAACCTGCTCGTCGACATCTCGTACTCCTTCATCGACCCGAGGGTGAGGATCCAGTGA
- a CDS encoding ABC transporter permease has product MTAADVLPPASGPGDANQSPTAAPRSGSFWGDVLRRLRRNPAAWVGAVVIAGFVLVALLAPWIAPYPELATPGREFLRPTALPGIGELAQFPLGIDRFGGDVVSKLIWGARASLVIGIVSTMFGLLGGMLLGALAGAFGGWVDTVIMRVVDILLSVPHLLLAVSIAAILGREPIAVMLAIGVAQIPIFARLLRSSMLQQREADYVLAARTLGLGTGRITMSHLLPNSVGPVIVQGTLTLATAVIDAAALSFLGLGGGRPETAEWGRMLTYAQQELAIAPHLAFLPGICIMITALGFTLLGESLREAMDPRTRKR; this is encoded by the coding sequence GTGACCGCCGCAGACGTCCTCCCTCCCGCCTCCGGCCCGGGAGACGCGAACCAGAGCCCCACCGCCGCGCCGCGCTCCGGCTCCTTCTGGGGCGACGTGCTCCGGCGCCTCCGCCGCAACCCCGCGGCATGGGTGGGTGCCGTCGTCATCGCCGGCTTCGTGCTCGTGGCGCTGCTGGCGCCCTGGATCGCGCCCTACCCCGAGCTCGCCACCCCGGGCCGCGAGTTCCTGCGCCCGACGGCGCTGCCCGGCATCGGCGAGCTCGCGCAGTTCCCGCTCGGCATCGACCGCTTCGGCGGCGACGTCGTCTCGAAGCTCATCTGGGGCGCCCGCGCCTCGCTCGTCATCGGCATCGTCTCGACGATGTTCGGCCTGCTCGGCGGCATGCTGCTGGGTGCGCTCGCCGGCGCGTTCGGCGGCTGGGTCGACACCGTCATCATGCGCGTGGTCGACATCCTGCTCTCGGTGCCGCACCTGCTGCTCGCGGTGTCGATCGCCGCGATCCTCGGCCGCGAGCCGATCGCCGTCATGCTCGCGATCGGCGTCGCGCAGATCCCGATCTTCGCGCGCCTGCTGCGCTCGTCGATGCTGCAGCAGCGGGAGGCCGACTACGTGCTGGCCGCGCGCACGCTGGGCCTCGGCACGGGCCGCATCACGATGTCGCACCTGTTGCCGAACTCGGTGGGCCCGGTCATCGTGCAGGGCACGCTGACGCTCGCGACGGCCGTGATCGACGCCGCGGCGCTGTCGTTCCTCGGCCTCGGCGGCGGCCGCCCGGAGACGGCCGAGTGGGGGCGCATGCTCACCTACGCGCAGCAGGAGCTCGCGATCGCGCCGCACCTCGCGTTCCTGCCGGGCATCTGCATCATGATCACCGCGCTCGGCTTCACGCTGCTCGGCGAGAGCCTCCGCGAGGCGATGGATCCTCGCACGCGGAAGCGCTGA
- a CDS encoding ABC transporter ATP-binding protein, producing the protein MSDATKPLLEVSGLQVAFTTQDGPVTAVHEASLTLGAGETLAIVGESGSGKSTTAMSIIGLLPGNGRVAAGSIRLDGQELVGASEATMRGIRGRSIGLVPQDPMSNLNPVARIGTQVAETLLAHGLADRKDVDEKVVATLEAAGLPDAARRAKQYPHEFSGGMRQRALIAIGLACRPKLLIADEPTSALDVTVQRTILDQLEQMTQELGTSVLLITHDLGLAAERAQQVVVMHRGRVVEQGPARQILEAPQHPYTQSLVKAAPSVAMARLRPEDFAAKPAEGEEPAAVDAIVEFDHVTKHFPVRGQKEPFVAVDDLSLTVPRGTTVSIVGESGSGKTTTARMLLKAMEPTSGQVRWEGKDVFALSRAEQREFRQKVQPVFQDPYSSLNPMFTIERIIEEPLAFYGKGSRIERSKRVRELLDHVALPSDMARRYPSELSGGQRQRVAIARALALNPDVIVCDEPVSALDVLVQDQILRLLGDLQRELGLSYLFISHDLAVVRLISDYVGVMKDGRLVEAATSEEIFTNPRDPYTRALLASIPGNELKIA; encoded by the coding sequence ATGAGCGACGCGACGAAGCCGCTCCTGGAGGTCTCGGGCCTGCAGGTGGCGTTCACCACCCAGGACGGACCGGTCACCGCGGTCCACGAGGCCAGCCTGACCCTCGGGGCGGGCGAGACGCTCGCGATCGTGGGCGAGTCGGGCTCCGGCAAGTCGACGACCGCGATGTCGATCATCGGGCTGCTGCCGGGCAACGGCCGCGTCGCCGCCGGCTCCATCCGCCTCGACGGGCAGGAGCTCGTGGGCGCGAGCGAGGCGACGATGCGCGGCATCCGCGGCCGGTCGATCGGCCTCGTGCCGCAGGACCCGATGTCGAACCTCAACCCCGTCGCGCGCATCGGCACCCAGGTGGCCGAGACGCTGCTCGCGCACGGCCTCGCCGACCGCAAGGACGTCGACGAGAAGGTCGTCGCGACGCTCGAGGCGGCGGGCCTGCCGGACGCCGCCCGGCGCGCGAAGCAGTACCCGCACGAGTTCTCCGGCGGCATGCGCCAGCGGGCGCTCATCGCCATCGGCCTCGCGTGCCGGCCGAAGCTGCTCATCGCCGACGAGCCCACGAGCGCCCTCGACGTCACGGTGCAGCGCACGATCCTCGACCAGCTCGAGCAGATGACCCAGGAGCTCGGCACCTCGGTGCTCCTCATCACGCACGACCTCGGCCTCGCCGCCGAGCGCGCGCAGCAGGTCGTCGTCATGCACCGCGGCCGGGTCGTCGAGCAGGGCCCCGCGCGGCAGATCCTCGAGGCGCCGCAGCACCCGTACACGCAGTCGCTCGTCAAGGCGGCCCCCTCGGTCGCGATGGCGCGCCTGCGCCCCGAGGACTTCGCCGCGAAGCCCGCCGAGGGCGAGGAGCCCGCGGCGGTCGACGCGATCGTCGAGTTCGACCACGTGACGAAGCACTTCCCCGTGCGCGGGCAGAAGGAGCCGTTCGTCGCGGTCGACGACCTCTCGCTCACCGTGCCGCGCGGCACGACGGTCTCGATCGTGGGCGAGTCGGGCTCCGGCAAGACCACCACGGCCCGGATGCTCCTGAAGGCGATGGAGCCCACGAGCGGCCAGGTGCGCTGGGAGGGCAAGGACGTCTTCGCGCTCTCGCGCGCCGAGCAGCGCGAGTTCCGCCAGAAGGTGCAGCCGGTCTTCCAGGACCCCTACTCGTCGCTCAACCCGATGTTCACGATCGAGCGCATCATCGAGGAGCCGCTCGCGTTCTACGGCAAGGGCTCCCGGATCGAGCGCTCGAAGCGCGTGCGCGAGCTGCTCGACCACGTCGCGCTGCCCTCCGACATGGCCCGCCGCTACCCCTCCGAGCTCTCCGGCGGTCAGCGCCAGCGCGTCGCGATCGCCCGCGCCCTCGCGCTCAACCCCGACGTCATCGTCTGCGACGAGCCCGTCTCGGCGCTCGACGTGCTCGTGCAGGACCAGATCCTTCGGCTGCTGGGGGACCTGCAGCGCGAGCTGGGCCTCTCGTACCTCTTCATCTCCCACGACCTCGCGGTCGTGCGCCTCATCTCCGACTACGTCGGCGTGATGAAGGACGGCAGGCTCGTCGAGGCCGCGACCTCGGAGGAGATCTTCACGAACCCGCGCGACCCGTACACGCGGGCCCTCCTCGCGTCGATCCCCGGCAACGAGCTGAAGATCGCGTAG